tcgatctattatgaggccaattctatcttttgaatttgtctttgctctacacttgatgaaaaaaattttagagatcacaaatgagttgtcaatagcattgcaaaaaaaaaaaatcaggataTAGTAAATGTTATGGATCTTGTTAAAGTGTCTAAGCAACGATTGCAAGTGATGAGAGATGATGAATGAGAATCTTTATTGACTGAAGTGTCTTCATTTTGTACTACACATGATATTTCTATTttgaacatggatgaaatatttATAGTTAGTGGGAGGCCACAACGCAACActcaacaaaatacaaatttacatcattatcaTGTTGAGCTATTCTACACAGTCATAGATATGCAACTTCAAGAGCTCAACAACCGTTTTTCTGAGGCGAATACCGATTTGCTACTTTGTATGGCTTGCTTGAATCCAAGTAATTCATTTGTGGCTTTCGATAAGGAAAAGTTGATACGTCTAGCTAAGTTCTATccctttgattttcttgggacAAATATTTTGGCACTTGACTCTCAACTTCAGAATTACATTTTTGATATGCGCAGCAATGACTTCTTTTTAGAGCTTCAAGGAGTTAGGGAACTTGCTGAAAAGTTAGTGAACACAAGGAAGCATGAGACGTATCCATTAGTCTATTTGCTTGTGAAGTTAACTTTGACCCTTCCAGTTGCTACTGCAAcagtagaaagaagttttttagcaatgaaatatataaagaacGAACTGCGCAATTGAATGGgagatcagtggatgaatgattgcttggttgtgtatattgaaaaagatgtagctTGTAGTATTgctaatgagactatcatgcaacgatttcaaaatatgaaaactcgtagaaaGCAATaataaactttatgtatttgcgtgttttttgattgttgttattgtcaatatataaaattttctttttattagattgtgtaatttatgcttgttGAGGAATACCCTGAAAAAATTTCCTGGAGTCGCCACTGCATCAGACCATAGAACCCATGACCATCAGACCACCATCGCCGGATCACATCCatagagaggaaagagaagagagaagtgagaaaagAGAGGCGTTGTgagaataaaaaagttttttattttttacaatctaGCTACAGTGAGTtgttattgataattttttaataatttttttaataattatgagaaagagaaaaaaaatttaaattttttttatatttctcataaaagtgatataaaaacttttctaaaatgattcATTGGCAAATACCTTAAGAGCATCAGATAATCGGACTCTAAATATTATGGAAGCTACTATTTATTCTCTTTGTTgtccaattgaaaaaaaaaaaaaaacctcctcaGCAAATTTCTCTTATGTGATTCCAATTTGTTGACCAAAAAGATATCAAGACTCTCAAAGGAAGAAAGCATAATCATTGCTACCTACCCCTCATCATGTTGAAATTGTGTGCATATTGTCTACATTTTTGGACTACTTGTGTTCTAGAGCATGTAACAGCTACTCATTGATAAGAGTGAGATTTGTGTCCAGTGGTCAGTTCCACTGGATACATTAGGATACAGACACGTGTCCAAAATTGAACAAGTGTCCGCATCTCAACATGTCCAGTGAAATTGGCCACTGGACACAAGCCCCACCCCATTGATAAAGGGTCCTAATTATGCTCCTGAATACTCGTGggatgcttttattttttatttgttttctttctacGGGATTGCAGGTGTCTTTATTAGCTTTTATTTGTGATGTACAATTTCATATAACTATCTAAGCATCAAGAAGGGCATAATAAACGGCAAAATGCTTCGGAAAGTTGAAAATAAATGTAGATCCAAAGATTTATTTGAAAGTAATTATGTATTGACGATAATACGTGGACTACAGATTGATGGTTGGGAGAATCCAAATTTTACAACTTATGCCAAATTTAAGTTAATTAAGCTAATTAATAGGTTCTCTCCTTTTCCTGCGTGTgtgtattaaaatatttattattctaaaaaaaaactaattaataggTTAAGCCCAATTGTTAATGtaattttagaaacatttttaaGGTTGAAATGTACTCCAATAGAGATAGCTCAAGAATCATTTAAGGAAAAATTTTCAAGACTTTCCTGTAAGAATAACGCtagaaatacaaatttttttacaaaaaattttacaaactgctgatgtggtgagtgattattaaaaaatggaaaaatgatgttaatagtaggcctagatgaaaaccaataagaagttggacacatcaacattttgtaaaaatgttataaaatagtttataactataacattactcttctTGTAATATGTCAATTTTAAGCTAATTAAGAGATTAAGCCCAATTGTTAatgtaattataaaaacattttgAAGATTCAAATGTACTCCAATAGTGATAACTcaagaatcattcaaggaaatattttcaagacattcttgtaattttttttttgctttaaatagTTACAACATGCTGCTTACAGCACAATTCGAACAATTTCTTCCTTAAACCCCTAAGCAATTTATGCATAGAGAGATGTCAATTAAGTTACAAAGCTCTTAATTAGGCtttctgtaagtgcacaattgtacccggacccaaaaacaagtgttgggctcgggcccaatgagccttatacaataaaatttgtaaagtatggatttgaaatctaggttcgggaggttggaagtttgattaacaaGCTAGAGTGCCACTATCTGTGCAAATAGTAAACGAATATGACcaagagacctcctcggacgtaagtcgaggacgatttgtatatatattctctttctatgccaaagtttacaattcttagttcctttttttttagcagAAAGTGTAGATgccccttctctttcctctctcgtttccttatatatttattcttcactggttcatccacgtgtcatacaaatcttccccttggatacttgtcccatccaccaccttcttgaagtcttcaaataataacaGGGAGGCTGAATCCTACTGTTCataggtcatttccccattaatgcggccagggaggtagatgcagggcctttaatgtggtggtagcagctttttccttaaatatttctcacatgtctctgcttctaaagggtgcttggatcaccctcttacctaCTAGTTCTTCCAGAGTTCTGCttctaacccatttagcaagtcccagggtcattgctggaCCTATCCGAGGAGACACtcatcctcggacaactccttggACTACTATAATGCGGATTGACTTGTGGAcctagaggccctgatcaaaTCAAACTGGTACTAGCCAattaggcccaaagcccaaatatttattcaagagtttttaccccccacacttaCCCTTTACTAGATTTACAATGTATGTTAAATTaaagttcattttttaaactaaatataaTTCACATAATTTGTCATTATAACTATCATGGTAATAACCTTCATTTGTTTTCTTCTATCTAATATGGTTCTGAGCTAAGCATGTTGCTTTATAAGGTGTATAATAATGTCAAACAAATGTACGTAAAGTCAATACACAACTCATTTCATCATGTTGTTTAACCCCATTGATTGTTacacttaaaaagaaaactaaataaatttggAGGATACAGTTTCTATTTTAGGGTAACTTATCTCACCATCAAACCGAATTTAGTGGAAAACTGCACCTCCTTAATTTGCTACGTCCAatatttaacttatttattttttaccacCGCCCACCTTTGGtacggtggtcactccacaagtataaatacttgtgaaGTGTGGGAAATAAGGGCCAGAGTTTAAGTTTTTAGGAaggagcttcacatacatatacacttagagggcgtttggattcaagTCAGGCGTCCACGTCCgcgtttttgttttgtttttttttttttttaacccagccgcaTAGATTGACTTTTCAGtgatgaacagtgcacaaatgcactgtttacgggtcccacaaatttcacttttcagcaactttttcattaaaaatgggtcccacagcactattcacacatttaaaaattattttactacagtgttttcagttttcagtttcagcaaaataagttctatccaaacagatccttagattaagttagagtaaaaattctatcttgtataaaataataataataataataattaatttaaaaaaaaaacttatttatttttttaaagataatttcaATATATGATGTTCACTTCTGATAATTGCAttttatcatcagattaagacaccaattgatttttttgtataagtgatgattgaacctcaaatttcttattcgaTGATAAAAGACTTTATACCCAGAAAAGGAAATTAATCATTTAGGAAAAGTTTGGCTCTTCTCTGGCTAAATTCTTAATACATTAATTTATCTATTAATTTACAACCGCATAGGAACccacaaagaatttttttttttttttcaaagacgttgaaatttgaaatttcatgtCAACATTCAAAAATAAGCTCTTCATAAATATtccctcaaaaataaaaaagttcttCATGAATAGATTCtcatcataaataaaaaaaaaattcatgaatatGGATCTATCTGAAACCAACAATACAGAAAGGTTTTCTAATAAGCAGAAGGTTTGTAACATGAGTTATCACCACGCAGAGGCGGCTGCACATACACttggggttcaaatgaacccacttacttgaaaaaaaaaattatttatggatTGGATTCaatttaatttactaatttaatttactcaaatatatttttcacaCCTTGTTTTAAATCTTGCACACCCTGATTACATATTAGCTTATCCCGCAATCAAACAACTTAGTGTATTATTTGTGTATGGATGAGAGTGATTATGTGGGTTAATAATTATATAGTGCAAGTCgagttgagttttgtcatttagtttaaaatatttttataaaaacaatgacaaatatataaccacaattgcataaaaataaaaatattatacaaacttaacaaaataaaatggttacaCTTACGTTGACAATAGATAATAACAACTAATAATAAACTATTATtaaacgatttcaaaatatgaacattcgtagaaggaaattgtaaaactttatatatttgtgtgtgtgtttgtgtgtttttttttttcaataactcAATatacttaatttcttttttatattaaattttgtttaatttaaatttcttaataacCCCCCTAGAAAAAATTCATAAACCTGCCACTGTCTTCATGTAATATCTGGCTATCATATTCATACATTTGGACCAAACATCTTAGGACCCAAATTTATATTTCTAGTTTTTCAAAATGAACTTGGCATatcaacaaatttttctttgaaaaaaaaatcccaaatgcATTATACTTTGAAGTTCACATTCTAATATCCATTACCTTTACATCAAGtcaacaaaatagaaattagaagctaaacaaatctaaaattgaACGAGccaaagcaataaaaaaatgaaataaggaATAAGACCATCCGAGCTATAATTATCCATTGCCATTACTATTAATAGGATATGTTTGGTTGGGAAGATTTTGGGGagaatgaaaaaagaagtgaaaaatatgagagaaaataGGTGGAAGAGGTGCTTGGTTGGAAGGGggagggaaagagaaaaatgtTAGAGCCGGTTTTTTTTGTATCTTTGGGCCCACCAAAACTTTTACTCTTCTCAAATTAGGGAGAAAATGAGGGAGAAAAGGAGAACGTGTATTTTGGACTAAATTGTCATTATTCAgcaacttttttgttttttgggtttcttttatTCGCATTGTTAGTTGGTTTTGGcttatggttttttattttttatcttttatcttttggGGGTGCTTAtctccctttttgtcattttcttctttttggttttacctgtttctttcattcttattcttttttctttttccttttaatctGTTTTGGATCTTTTTGGCTGGTgctttttaaaagtaaaaaatataaattgaagtgtccatacacatttttttaataaaaatatatgttgccttttgttttatttaataagaacgtaattataaatttataccaATTTCATTTTACATCTCTCATTCTTTTTCtcaaccaaactaatgaattttttatgtctcaacttttccatcctcccaaccaaacacatataagaaaaaattaagggtCCGTCTGGTACGTGTGTATAACAATAGTTtgcaatttttttggaaatatgtgtgggtgaaaacgTGTAtggaaatacgtgtaatgttgtttaaaaactgaaaacgtgTGTTTAAACTTATGTACCAAATTTcatatcctcccacttttctattAATCATTTCTCATTTTCTATCCTTTCACTTTTCCACCCCCTCCAATTACAGATATCAATTTGGGTTAGCATGTCGTGTCGATGTAGTGGTATCTAGTTAAATGGCTCAACCCAAACTCAACCAATTTAATAATCTTGTCATGGTCCTTTAaccctaagagcatccacatcagctCGTAGATagtcttctaaaatacaaaaagtgctcaattttgcatattttaaccaaaaaacccCACATCAGTCTTCgtaaaaatatctaaatataCACAATGGTCTTgtaaatgaacagtaaccgtgcataaaTACACGGTTACTATTCACcgtgtaaattatttttttattcttttttctctctcttcactctctttttctcatttccttcTCACCTCACTCTCACGGTTACTGTTTACAAtgttaaagaaatgaatattttatttgaataaatgtgtataatagacaaactgatgtgcgtgttttgtaaaaatagatgtgtaaaatagaaaaagtaagttttagatgtgcaaaatggaaaaaaatttgcacatACCGATGTGGATGCTCTCACAACCTGTTAATGAAACAGGTTGATACAACATGACCCACTTGACACACTTAATAAACGGCTTGTGTTGGAGTGACAAATATAACACGACCCATTTCAACCTGCCTAATATTAAACAAGCTGGGTTGACACAAATTCAATCCATTTAACCCGCTTCAAAAAAGCACCTaataaatattgttataaatttaatacaaacttataatataaaaataccTATTAAGGATACAATTTGAAAGTTAATAATAACATCAAATACTTAAAACACATTGTCAAAAAGTTCAAAATAACATCATAATacttaataaatattaaatccATGATGTAATACCATGTTAccatccatctagaaataaattatttacaTCCTAAAAAATGTGCATACACTTCAATCCAAAtcaaataacatagttcaacaaaaatatgaCATCCACAAAATTCGTCAAATActaagtatcaatattgaaGAGAGTCCTTGTTATCTTGAACAAGCTCTCTCCATAATGTATTATCATTTTCTGTTCGTGTTTAATGAAGTTTATGCCTTttatccaaatatatatatatattgaaagagCTGGAGCAACCAGTAAACTGATTGTGACTATGATTATGAGTATCATCCATAGATGCTTTAGTGTTTGTAAAGTCTCAACTTACAATTACATCActtataagtttttgtaattacttacttttcttttttaatttaaaatataagttggatgtaaaaggtatttgacagatctaaaataaaatgaatatttatttggtatacaatttaaacaaattgTATTAAACGGTTCATTTCATGTTGACACGAATAAACTGATGTGTCAAACGTGTCAATTACAGGTCATGTAAGTCAACCCGCTTATGAAacgttttttattattattattatatctctTTACCCGTTTATGACCCGAACTTGCTATGCCCTAACCCCAACCCATAAAAACCTGCGTTGTATTCATGTAATGTCAAACATTAACACCCTTGCCTCCAACCAAACAGAACCTTAGGCCCTAAATAGGGCacataatgaaaaataaagtatACAGAGTAGGTGAAAGAGCATATTACAGTATTTACGAAGAAAATATAAGCTCACTTTCATTGATTTAGAATACGTATAACGTAACAGATAATGAACCATACTCATCATTAATCATCATAACATAATACAAAGTTAGAAACCAAGTGAAATATACAAGACAAAAggaatattaaataaatagaaacAAACTCGCTTACGTTGAATAAATTACAATCTAAGATTTTACAAAGACTCTGCGCAAAATCATATGGAATACACATAGCTATATAtaaagcttttctttttctttttctttttccttctttttctaaaaaactatGAAACAAATCAACGTCCCAAAAGAGGTCTTCacaaatgtgtaaatatttttttatcagaaACCTTTATTAGAACAATGATTTTTTAACATGAAATTGAAATAGCATCACGGAGTTCGTACCCTTGATATACTAGTAGAAGTGATAGGCAACAAGGTTGAACAATCATGGTGCAGAAGGCGATGATACCTCACTGAGATTCCCATCATGAGTCCACATAGACATTCTAGTGCAAACTGCACTGCTTTCCTTGTTTTCTCATAAAGCCATCTTCTTAACCAAGCAAGTAAGCTGAGAAAAGAACACATCATTATGAACATGAAAGCAATATAATCGAACCATGTAAGTGGAGCTGGAAAACCTATAGATGCTAGCAACATCACTGCAAGTATGGCTGCGAATTCGCTGATGTGACCAAAAACAAGCCCATATATATTATCAACTGCAAGGTTGAACTTGGCTTCAGCTATGGAAGCCACACAGAAGACAATCGAGATGTAAATGAAAGCCTTCATAGTTCTTGGGTGAGTAGCATGAGGATTAAAATCGGTGTTAAGATACTTCAATGGtataaatgagacaaataaAGGGATCACAAATGCAAAGATTTGAAGTCGTGTGTCATAGGGAAGTGGAGAAGGTAATGAGCTTCTCCG
This portion of the Castanea sativa cultivar Marrone di Chiusa Pesio chromosome 7, ASM4071231v1 genome encodes:
- the LOC142644398 gene encoding uncharacterized protein LOC142644398 codes for the protein MNAIARETSKVIIKDLDNGFFLILVDESRDISVKEQMTLVLRYVNKKGIIIKRFLVTIVGGSCKRRDALRDAQFAKIKEDLENDVRRSGQCLNQETNLKRLDDTRWGSYYWTILNLILMFSAVIDILEVIEEDVSGRPQRNTQQNTNLHHYHVELFYTVIDMQLQELNNRFSEANTDLLLCMACLNPSNSFVAFDKEKLIRLAKFYPFDFLGTNILALDSQLQNYIFDMRSNDFFLELQGVRELAEKLVNTRKHETYPLVYLLVKLTLTLPVATATVERSFLAMKYIKNELRN